One genomic window of Lepeophtheirus salmonis chromosome 5, UVic_Lsal_1.4, whole genome shotgun sequence includes the following:
- the LOC121119133 gene encoding transcriptional adapter 1: MTATIELTSARRKLQSALGVSTRDYFSLMKSWFRKLISKEDFDSEARRLLSSDKIHLHNEFLLAILNKCQTLANFNQNKLLLSDSSHHQQNGRFHSNDSRLKKGKVKRTKPNRFEHRFQTVDISHVLSDADSISEIHEEEKNLRFCDREAILPDTGLVHGRMLVSAWEEGLEGVEDAAVELTLSAVEHQLRTIITQLVMLRNGYKLRDGIPFCAGAIVPDPWLLNSQRRLRPYIGQTSIGEVIEPFEEGEKEDPLVPTSRLLFAQSQQRAMLEVACGSSSLGQRNIRGREPISLFELLELLKKSKQLIPSHVVHALNTERCIAKLYHKGPNE; the protein is encoded by the coding sequence ATGACGGCTACCATTGAGCTCACATCAGCTCGGAGAAAGCTCCAATCCGCCCTTGGTGTTAGTACACGTGATTATTTTTCCTTGATGAAGTCATGGTTTCGTAAACTTATAAGCAAAGAGGACTTTGACTCTGAGGCTCGCCGCCTACTCTCTTCAGACAAAATCCATCTCCATAATGAATTCCTCCTTGCCATCCTCAACAAATGTCAAACTCTGGCAAATTTCAATCAGAACAAGTTGCTCCTCTCGGATTCATCTCATCATCAGCAAAATGGACGCTTTCATAGCAATGACTCCAGGCTCAAGAAAGGAAAAGTCAAGAGAACCAAACCCAATCGTTTTGAGCATCGATTTCAAACTGTTGATATATCCCATGTTCTCTCTGATGCTGATTCCATCAGTGAAATCcacgaagaagaaaaaaatctacgCTTTTGCGACCGAGAGGCAATATTACCCGATACAGGCCTTGTTCATGGGCGTATGCTAGTATCCGCATGGGAAGAGGGCCTTGAAGGTGTAGAGGATGCTGCTGTGGAATTAACACTGTCTGCAGTGGAGCATCAACTTAGGACTATCATAACACAGCTTGTGATGCTACGAAATGGTTATAAATTGAGAGACGGTATTCCTTTTTGTGCTGGAGCTATAGTGCCAGACCCCTGGCTCCTCAATTCTCAAAGACGTTTAAGACCTTATATTGGTCAAACGTCAATTGGAGAAGTTATTGAGCCCTttgaggaaggagaaaaggaggATCCTTTAGTTCCTACTAGTAGACTTCTCTTTGCTCAGAGTCAGCAAAGAGCAATGTTAGAAGTTGCATGTGGATCATCATCCTTAGGTCAAAGAAATATTCGTGGTCGTGAGCCTATTTCTCTTTTTGAACTCCTTGAACTCTTAAAAAAGTCCAAGCAACTCATTCCTTCCCACGTTGTTCATGCTCTCAACACTGAGCGTTGCATTgctaaattatatcataaaggACCCAATGAATGA